One window of uncultured Methanoregula sp. genomic DNA carries:
- a CDS encoding ATPase — protein sequence MAAEVVAVAATDLAAIQASQMGMKAIGAGLAVGLTGVGTGVAEMGIGAAAVGAIAENKDFFGLGLLFTVIPETIVIFGLVVGLLLLF from the coding sequence ATGGCAGCAGAAGTAGTAGCAGTAGCAGCAACAGATCTCGCAGCAATTCAGGCATCGCAGATGGGAATGAAGGCAATCGGCGCAGGACTCGCCGTTGGTCTTACCGGTGTTGGTACCGGTGTGGCTGAGATGGGAATCGGTGCAGCAGCAGTCGGTGCAATCGCCGAGAACAAGGACTTCTTCGGTCTCGGTCTTCTCTTCACCGTTATTCCGGAAACGATCGTTATCTTCGGGCTTGTCGTCGGTCTCCTGCTGTTGTTCTAA
- a CDS encoding V-type ATP synthase subunit F, protein MEIAVIGNSEFILGFRLAGIRKTYAAENDEKLTEHVTSVLADNDVGILVLNSSDMERIPRKLRVTLENSVKPTVIAIGGEEGGLSMRERIKRSVGVDLWK, encoded by the coding sequence ATGGAGATTGCAGTTATCGGCAACAGTGAGTTTATCCTCGGGTTCCGTCTCGCAGGCATCCGCAAAACCTATGCTGCGGAAAACGACGAAAAACTGACCGAACATGTCACCAGTGTTCTCGCGGACAACGATGTCGGCATCCTTGTCCTCAACAGCAGCGATATGGAACGCATCCCCCGGAAACTTCGTGTCACGCTTGAAAACTCCGTGAAGCCAACCGTGATTGCCATTGGCGGCGAAGAAGGGGGACTCTCCATGCGGGAGAGAATCAAGAGATCGGTGGGTGTTGATCTGTGGAAGTAA
- a CDS encoding V-type ATP synthase subunit E family protein: MGLEAVVEEIRAKGRSEAEKVRAESKVESDQILAAATKKSEAIKISAEEDVAKQATHLVSQDVSAANLLVKRELLNTQKALLDQVYEATRKDIAALPESFHREAIKKLLTEAKKEIPSGTIFCNARDVAAAKAVIAEHAEFAGFKVGTPVDIDGGLLIEGEGGALQIDYSYRTFLARVWESGLKDASDILFG, encoded by the coding sequence ATGGGACTGGAAGCAGTAGTCGAAGAAATCAGGGCAAAAGGCAGATCCGAAGCGGAGAAGGTACGCGCCGAGTCCAAGGTCGAGTCCGACCAGATTCTCGCCGCAGCCACCAAGAAGTCCGAAGCGATCAAGATCTCGGCCGAAGAGGACGTTGCAAAACAGGCAACCCACCTTGTCAGCCAGGACGTTTCGGCGGCAAACCTGCTCGTCAAGCGCGAACTTCTCAACACGCAGAAGGCGCTCCTTGACCAGGTGTACGAAGCCACCCGCAAGGATATTGCCGCACTCCCTGAAAGCTTCCATCGTGAAGCCATCAAGAAACTCCTTACCGAGGCAAAGAAGGAGATCCCTTCCGGCACGATATTCTGCAATGCCCGCGACGTGGCTGCCGCAAAGGCTGTCATCGCCGAGCATGCGGAATTCGCCGGGTTCAAGGTCGGCACGCCTGTCGATATTGACGGCGGTCTCCTTATCGAAGGTGAGGGGGGCGCGTTGCAGATTGATTACAGCTATCGCACATTCCTTGCACGAGTCTGGGAATCCGGGTTGAAGGATGCATCTGATATCCTGTTTGGATAA
- a CDS encoding V-type ATP synthase subunit C has protein sequence MGVNISAPYIYVCTRMRMRKAKLLPKEEYQRMLNMSISEITRIIGETEYKQEIDELGTTFKGIDLIEVALSWNLAKEYQKIQEITPGNLKQFTQVYLRRWDIQNVLTILRGKMQGEKSGKIKEILVPAGSLDKTILDRMLSEESPDRVIEMLKDHRMYPVLAREYPAAKESGSFSHMENELYKHLYLNIINDAKTGVKGGASFLAYIQLEIDIKNVKTLFRLRADTIDEDAREMFIPGGSLSLTDFASLNAIRDTNEFIDMLKANIRNDDLHALLDELKGKAQVHDIEARLTRVQLAQMEKMSKRNPFSIHPILVYLEKKKYEVFNLRALARGKESRLPSEKIVDYLVM, from the coding sequence ATGGGTGTGAACATATCAGCACCGTACATTTACGTGTGTACCAGGATGCGGATGAGGAAGGCAAAACTCCTCCCCAAAGAGGAGTACCAGCGGATGCTCAACATGAGCATCTCCGAAATCACCCGTATCATCGGAGAAACCGAATACAAACAGGAGATTGACGAGCTCGGGACCACGTTTAAGGGAATTGACTTAATCGAAGTTGCGCTCAGCTGGAACCTTGCCAAGGAGTACCAGAAGATCCAGGAGATCACCCCCGGGAACCTAAAACAGTTCACGCAGGTATATCTCCGCCGCTGGGACATCCAGAATGTCTTGACAATCCTGCGGGGCAAGATGCAGGGCGAGAAATCCGGCAAGATCAAGGAGATCCTTGTTCCCGCCGGCAGTCTTGACAAAACGATTCTTGACCGGATGCTCTCCGAAGAGAGCCCGGACCGGGTCATCGAGATGCTCAAGGATCACCGGATGTATCCGGTCCTTGCACGGGAATATCCCGCAGCCAAGGAGAGCGGCTCGTTCTCCCACATGGAGAATGAACTCTACAAGCATCTCTATCTCAACATCATCAACGATGCCAAGACCGGTGTCAAGGGCGGGGCCTCGTTCCTTGCCTACATCCAGCTTGAGATAGACATCAAGAACGTCAAAACCCTCTTCCGGCTCCGGGCGGATACCATTGACGAGGACGCCCGCGAGATGTTTATCCCCGGTGGCAGCCTCTCGCTGACGGACTTTGCCAGCCTGAACGCTATCAGGGACACCAACGAGTTCATTGATATGCTCAAGGCAAATATCCGGAACGACGACCTGCATGCACTCCTTGACGAATTAAAAGGAAAGGCACAGGTCCACGATATCGAGGCCCGGCTCACCCGCGTGCAGCTGGCCCAGATGGAGAAAATGAGCAAGCGCAACCCGTTCTCCATTCACCCGATTCTCGTGTATCTGGAGAAGAAGAAGTACGAAGTCTTCAACCTGCGGGCGCTCGCACGGGGCAAAGAGTCGCGTCTCCCCTCGGAGAAGATCGTGGATTACCTGGTGATGTAA
- a CDS encoding V-type ATP synthase subunit D, which produces MALRDIKPTRSELINLKRKIQLSERGYKILKMKRDGLILEFFKILANAKDSRGELLRKYGRAVEMMALANTVEGAIGVKSAAFSVKEVPEISLKSKNIMGVVVPQIESSKVRKSVVDRGYGMLGTSTVIDETASAFEELVESIIESAEIETTMKRLLDEIEKTKRRVNALEFKVIPELTAARDFIKMRLDEMEREELFRMKKIKARSTS; this is translated from the coding sequence ATGGCGCTGCGCGATATCAAGCCAACCCGTTCGGAACTCATCAACCTCAAGCGGAAGATCCAGCTCTCCGAGCGTGGCTACAAGATCCTCAAGATGAAGCGCGATGGACTGATCTTAGAATTTTTCAAGATCCTTGCAAACGCGAAGGACAGCAGGGGCGAACTTCTCCGGAAGTACGGGCGTGCCGTCGAGATGATGGCGCTCGCTAACACGGTAGAAGGAGCCATTGGTGTGAAATCTGCGGCATTCTCCGTCAAGGAAGTGCCGGAGATCTCCCTGAAGAGCAAGAACATCATGGGGGTTGTCGTTCCCCAGATCGAGTCGAGTAAAGTGAGGAAGAGCGTGGTTGACCGAGGCTACGGTATGCTCGGGACCTCCACGGTCATCGATGAGACGGCATCGGCCTTTGAAGAACTGGTCGAGTCCATTATCGAGAGCGCCGAGATCGAGACCACGATGAAGCGCCTGCTCGACGAGATCGAGAAGACCAAGCGCCGTGTCAATGCGCTGGAGTTCAAGGTCATCCCCGAGCTCACGGCGGCACGGGATTTCATCAAGATGCGTCTCGATGAGATGGAACGTGAAGAGCTCTTCCGCATGAAGAAGATCAAAGCCCGGAGCACTTCATAA
- a CDS encoding ATP synthase subunit B → MKEYRTISKIAGPLVFVEKTEPIAYGELVNIILSDGTTKRGQVLDTSDELVVVQIFENTTGIGRDSGVRFTGETIKMPVGREMLGRILSGGGKPIDGGPEIVPEKRLDINGAAINPYARGMPADFIQTGISTIDGTNTLVRGQKLPIFSGAGLPHNNVALQIARQAKVPGSTESFAVVFAAMGITKEEANYFMQDFERTGALERAVVFLNLADDPAVERIITPRLALTTAEYLAFELGMHVLVILTDMTNYCEALRQIGAAREEVPGRRGYPGYMYTDLANIYERAGMIKGQKGSVTQIPILTMPGDDITHPIPDLTGYITEGQIVVNRELHRKGIYPPINVLPSLSRLMNLGIGSGKTRDDHKKVSDQMYAGYAEGNDLRGLVAIVGKDALSERDRLLLEFADLFENRFVRQGYDEDRTIDDTLNLGWELLSTLPVEQLTRIDRDLINKYHPKFKAGAKKE, encoded by the coding sequence ATGAAGGAATACAGGACGATAAGCAAGATTGCCGGTCCCCTCGTCTTTGTCGAAAAGACCGAGCCTATCGCCTACGGAGAACTCGTAAACATCATCCTCTCCGATGGCACAACCAAGCGCGGCCAGGTGCTCGACACAAGCGACGAACTGGTCGTTGTCCAGATCTTCGAGAACACAACCGGTATCGGCAGGGACAGCGGCGTCCGGTTCACCGGCGAGACCATCAAGATGCCGGTCGGCAGGGAAATGCTCGGCCGTATCCTGTCCGGTGGCGGTAAACCTATCGACGGCGGCCCGGAGATTGTTCCGGAGAAGCGTCTCGACATCAACGGTGCGGCTATCAACCCGTACGCCCGGGGCATGCCCGCGGATTTCATCCAGACCGGTATCTCGACCATCGACGGTACCAACACCCTTGTCCGTGGACAGAAGCTCCCGATCTTCTCGGGTGCAGGTCTCCCGCACAACAATGTTGCGCTGCAGATCGCACGGCAGGCAAAGGTGCCCGGCTCAACCGAGAGTTTCGCCGTGGTCTTCGCTGCAATGGGTATCACCAAGGAAGAAGCCAACTACTTCATGCAGGACTTCGAGCGCACGGGCGCTCTCGAGCGTGCGGTCGTCTTCCTCAACCTTGCGGATGACCCCGCAGTCGAGCGTATCATTACCCCGCGTCTCGCCCTGACAACCGCTGAATACCTTGCTTTCGAGCTCGGTATGCACGTGCTGGTTATCCTCACGGATATGACCAACTACTGTGAAGCGCTCCGTCAGATCGGTGCAGCCCGTGAAGAAGTGCCCGGTCGCCGTGGCTACCCGGGATACATGTACACGGATCTCGCCAATATCTACGAGCGTGCAGGCATGATCAAGGGCCAGAAAGGCTCTGTTACCCAGATCCCGATCCTGACCATGCCCGGTGACGATATCACCCACCCGATCCCCGACCTGACCGGTTACATTACGGAAGGCCAGATCGTGGTCAACCGTGAACTTCACCGCAAGGGTATCTACCCGCCCATCAACGTGCTGCCCTCGCTGTCACGTCTGATGAACCTTGGTATCGGTAGCGGGAAGACCCGTGACGACCACAAGAAGGTTTCCGACCAGATGTACGCAGGGTACGCAGAAGGCAACGACCTCCGTGGCCTCGTGGCAATCGTTGGTAAGGATGCGCTCTCCGAGCGTGACCGCCTGCTCCTCGAATTCGCGGATCTCTTCGAGAACCGCTTCGTCCGGCAGGGATACGACGAGGACCGCACCATCGACGACACCTTAAACCTCGGCTGGGAACTCCTCTCGACACTGCCGGTGGAACAGCTCACCCGTATCGACCGCGACCTCATCAACAAGTACCACCCGAAGTTCAAGGCCGGAGCAAAGAAGGAGTAA
- a CDS encoding ATP synthase subunit A — MEVKAKNAKEQKQGVLKRIAGPVVTAVNLDAHMYDVVKVGKEALMGEVIKIQGDSVIIQVYEDTAGIRPGEPVTNTGLSLAVELGPGLLTSIYDGIQRPLEVLVNKMGNFIQRGVTAPGLSHEKKWTFKPVVKAGDKVEPGAILGEVQETNIVHRVMLPPNVKAGVVKTIKSGDFTIDETICVLDDGREYPMIQRWPVRVPRPVREKKNPTIPLITGQRILDGLFPIAKGGTAAIPGPFGSGKTVTQQQLAKWSDAEIVVYIGCGERGNEMTEVLTEFPHLEDPKSGKPLMERTVLIANTSNMPVAAREASVYTGITIAEYFRDMGYDVSLMADSTSRWAEAMREISSRLEEMPGEEGYPAYLAARLSEFYERAGLVETLNGASGSVSVIGAVSPPGGDFSEPVTQNTLRIVKVFWALDAKLSQRRHFPAINWLNSYSLYLEALHDYYDREVSPDWNKIRSWAMEILQKEAELQEIVQLVGSDALPESEQVTIEVARMIREIFLQQNAYDAVDTFCDMKKQYDMMKAIKTFADLAYAAQLAGVSPAQINTVKAKNELPQIKFIKDYKPELAKIEKQMDAEFNTLRSAA, encoded by the coding sequence GTGGAAGTAAAAGCAAAAAATGCAAAAGAACAGAAACAAGGGGTCCTGAAAAGGATCGCCGGCCCTGTCGTTACGGCAGTCAACCTTGACGCCCACATGTACGATGTGGTGAAGGTCGGCAAAGAAGCGCTGATGGGAGAAGTCATCAAGATCCAGGGCGATAGCGTCATCATCCAGGTGTACGAGGATACCGCGGGTATCCGCCCGGGTGAGCCGGTTACAAACACCGGGCTCTCGCTCGCCGTAGAACTCGGTCCGGGCCTCCTGACCAGTATCTACGACGGTATCCAGCGTCCCCTGGAAGTCCTCGTGAACAAGATGGGCAACTTCATCCAGCGTGGTGTGACCGCCCCAGGGCTCTCCCATGAAAAGAAGTGGACCTTCAAGCCGGTTGTAAAGGCAGGCGACAAGGTAGAGCCGGGCGCAATCCTTGGCGAGGTGCAGGAGACCAACATCGTCCACAGAGTCATGCTTCCGCCTAACGTGAAAGCAGGTGTTGTCAAGACGATCAAGAGCGGGGACTTCACTATCGATGAGACGATCTGTGTTCTCGACGATGGCCGCGAGTACCCGATGATCCAGCGCTGGCCGGTCCGTGTCCCCCGCCCCGTGAGAGAGAAGAAGAACCCGACCATCCCGCTGATCACCGGTCAGAGGATTCTCGACGGTCTCTTCCCGATTGCAAAGGGTGGCACTGCCGCAATTCCCGGTCCCTTCGGGAGCGGCAAGACCGTTACCCAGCAGCAGCTGGCCAAGTGGTCGGATGCCGAGATCGTGGTCTACATCGGCTGCGGTGAACGCGGCAACGAGATGACGGAAGTTCTTACGGAATTCCCGCACCTCGAAGACCCCAAGAGCGGAAAGCCGCTCATGGAAAGGACGGTTCTCATTGCAAACACGTCCAACATGCCGGTGGCTGCCCGTGAGGCATCCGTGTACACCGGTATCACCATCGCGGAATACTTCCGTGACATGGGCTACGACGTTTCACTGATGGCAGACTCGACTTCCCGCTGGGCGGAAGCCATGCGTGAGATCTCCAGCCGTCTTGAAGAGATGCCCGGTGAAGAAGGTTACCCGGCATACCTTGCAGCCCGCCTCTCGGAGTTCTACGAGCGGGCCGGCCTTGTCGAGACCCTCAACGGGGCCTCCGGGTCGGTATCGGTTATCGGGGCAGTATCCCCGCCTGGTGGAGACTTCTCGGAGCCGGTTACCCAGAACACCCTGCGTATCGTCAAGGTTTTCTGGGCGCTCGACGCCAAGCTCTCCCAGCGCCGGCACTTCCCAGCAATCAACTGGCTCAACTCCTACTCGCTGTATCTCGAGGCTCTCCACGATTACTATGACCGGGAAGTCTCGCCCGACTGGAACAAGATCCGGTCCTGGGCCATGGAAATCCTCCAGAAGGAAGCAGAATTGCAGGAGATCGTGCAGCTCGTTGGTTCCGATGCCCTGCCCGAATCAGAACAGGTGACGATCGAAGTCGCCCGTATGATCCGTGAGATCTTCCTCCAGCAGAACGCTTACGACGCAGTCGACACGTTCTGTGACATGAAGAAGCAGTACGACATGATGAAGGCGATCAAGACGTTCGCAGACCTTGCGTACGCAGCCCAGCTTGCTGGTGTAAGCCCGGCCCAGATCAACACGGTCAAGGCCAAGAACGAGCTGCCCCAGATCAAGTTCATCAAGGACTACAAGCCTGAACTTGCGAAGATCGAGAAACAGATGGACGCTGAGTTCAACACACTGAGGTCGGCAGCATGA